GTCAGATGTCATCTGACAAGTAAGAATATGAAGACAAACGTGCGTCTTGGCTTAATATGAGCAGTGAGAGGTTACTTCAGTGACACCTCTACAGTCGTGCATGTGTGCAACATGGGAGAGGTCTCCATGTTAACCTGCCCGCTGCTCCCATCCTCACATTTTGGGTttcaaaactaaatatatttcaggAATTCTCACTCACACATTCCTGCATTtactgaaacaaaacacatgcagagcaGGAGACGATCAGCGTTTCACACTTCAACCATGTGGACCAAAGTATGTGGGTTCAAATTAGAAGCGCAGTAACATGAAATATCAGAGGCAGGACTTTGACATGGGCGCTGTTGAAATTGTTGTGctaggaaaacatttaaatctttaATGAAGGGATTTAgcccaaatataaaaaaactacTATATTAATAATGCAATTTTAGAGCTTTCTTCACAAGGAGAGCGACACCACCACACCCGAACAAACACTCCGaaagtttaaaacaaacaaatgtctgCAATTGACTTTAATTTGAAGACACTTCACAGcctattgattattattattataattattacctGTACTGACCATCTTCTGTTATCGGTCACCATTCAGTTGAATTCACGGTGGAGAGTCTCGTGCGTGGATCTTATCAGCGTGTCCTCTCTCCAAACACAAGACGCTCGCTCAGTCCAGCAGGACGGGACAGGTGACACTTCTCAcgtttttcacaataaaatgtcattttatctAAGAATGTATCACTAAACGTGTAATCTTGATAAACACTGAaggcctactgtacttgcttgtttttttttaaaccaattaACTAATTGTTCTCGaacaattacattaaataaaagtgaGGAAAATGGAACTGAGCAATTGTTTAAACGAATTAAACCGAAATCAAGATTATGTTTGCCTAATAATCTGCTGTAAAGTAATACTTTTTCATCTCCCGAAATGCTCCTTACGTAGGACTCCAATCGTTGTTCTTTGAGAAAACagttaatgcttttattttgaaaccagAATTAATTACACAATGTCTCTCTATTGAATTTCGACAAACTTTATTAACTCCTGCACCTGTTAACACCTCCCTGGTTCTGTTGTAGACACTACAGTCAGatgaatgtattaataaatgttaagttttacattaaaatgtgtttttgctcaTGTGGTAACATTAACCTGTTATACTAGTTCCGGTGTCCACACCTGGATCAGAGCCTGCAGAAACatgacacttttcttttctttcttttttttgacctGATAAACCGATAAAGTTACTAAAGAGTGCCACAGAGAAGCTTTAGTTTAGGAATGTTGAACAAAAGCAGAATTGTCTAAGCAGTATACATGCTCACAACTGTAATAGAACTCTGGGAGGGATCATCGGCACGTttattgaacacacacacactatagttTGTCTTTAGTGCCACCAGGTGGAGAAACGGCGCCATTAAAGTAGGAGACTTGACCCATGAACGTGCATTTGCTGtggttttattatttagttgaacaaatatatatattttcagtgcTTTGACAATCTTTTTTTAGGGAATACAAGAAACAAATAATGTTAGTTTTGGTAATTGTCATGAGGACAACAGTCACAAGTATGCAGATGATCGATTACTTCGTGTTGTACAGCAGTCAAAGTCATTCAACGTTCTTTTAGGGCTGTAATATTTATTACACTTGTTAAAAATTAACTCTTATATCATTACAGAGCATTGGATTGTTTgtcaaaatacaatatatatatatatatatatatatatatatatatatatattacatatacaatTATACATaacattactttttaaattaaaatacccTGAATGGGAGAATTAAAGGTGTACAATTACAAATATTGATTCCATATACTGTGTTTCCAGCTACGGCTTGCAGTTATCTCAGCTCATGTTATGGCGGACCTTTAAAGACGAGGTCTGGGCGCTGCCTCTTTGTTTGAGGCTCACGACCCGGAAAGCGACCAGATAGAAAATCTCACAGATGTTGAGCACCACACACACGACGGATGCCGTCACCATAAAGTAGGTGAAGATGGTCTTCTCAGTAGGCCTGGATATGTAGCAGTCCACCAAATTAGGACAGGGACTGACATCACACTGGACCTTCCTGGGCAGCTTGAAGCTGTCGTAGATGTAGTGGAGCAAGTAGAGGAAAGTGACCTCGAAGGTGGTCTTGATGAAGAGGCTCATCAGGTAAGTCCACCACAGACCGCCGTGCTTTTGGCCTGGGTTTTCGTACAGCCGAGTGTCCTCCCCGTGCTTGAGTTTGTACTTTCGTTCCCGCTCTTCACGGTAGGACACGTGCAGCACCACCATGAAGGAAGGGCAGGTGACGAAGATGAGCTGGAGAGCCCAGAGGCGAATGTGGGAGATGGGGAAGAAGTAATCGTAGCAGATGTTGGTGCATCCCGGCTGGCGGGTGTTACAGTCGAAGTGTCCCTGGTCGTCGCTCCAGACCCGCTCGGCAGCTACGACGAAGACCAACACTCGGAAGACGAAGACCACTGACAGCCAGATTCGTCCGAAGGCAGTGGAGTACTTGTTGACTCCACTGAGAAGACCCTGGAGAAATTTCCAATCCATGAGTTCAGTTTTGATTGGATTAGAAGTCTGTCTTTAAACGTTGCGGAGAGCTAGAACACAACaaggagacaaagacagagttaACTCCAAACAAATATATCAAATCCGCCTCGAGCTAAATATTCTGTAATCTGCTCCAAATATTTCAGATAGTCGTTCTCGTGTCCGATCGAACCATCGCTTTGACAGCTATGAAACCTCAAACCGTCTCCGACATCTCACAGTTTAAAAGTTTTTCCACTTACTTACAATGTTTGGCGCTTTGAAGAAAGACGACTTTAATAATTGATGAAACACTTGGACACATAAAACCTTCCACAGCGCCGATGAACACTCGGCACGTTGTGGGAAGTTTAAACTAAAGCTTGAAGGTACAGTTTGTTCAATCTTCTTCATCCTACCTCCTCCCTTTAATGAAATGTTCTCAGCTTTACAAGGAGTTTTTCAAACCGAATGCGACTAATACAAAATATGCAATCATGAAATGTCTTCGCTTACCGTAAGAAAACTCAGTCCATGGTGTCCCCTGTCTGCGACGTAGACTGTGGAAATGTACAGCAGGCGACCGCTCTCCTCCAGTGGCTCTCTGATTTTGACTCGTCACAAGAATCAACTCTTGGCCATAATCTGGAGGTGTGGCCTCTTTTGGCATCCATCCAGAAGAACTACTTCCTGTCAGCATCAATCTAAAACTGACACCCAAAGAGTCCCAAGAACTCACTTTTACTGTATGAAGGGGTATCCTTACTGAAATTggtgatttaaagaaaaaacagtgaaagaaaacGAGAAAAAGATCAGCGGTTTGACTTTGTGCAGAGGTGACGTGACATAATGAATAACAAGTGGACCTTCCTAAACCccattaaggtgtgtgtgtctactcTGATCACCACGTTCCTTCACATACTTGGTATCAGCTCCATTAGCAACCCTGGTGTAGAGATTTGATCCTTTGTAGTCTTTGGTTAATCAGGATTAAACAAGGCCACCACCTAACCTTTGTTTGTGCAAGCACTATGAAACCATTGGCACTGAAACACACCCCAGATATGGAGCGCAAATATCTCAAAATCAGATATAACAAGGGTTTGGTTCTCAGGTAACAATGTGCTACAGTCACTGCCTTATTAGTAAACGCAGTTTTATGATACTGCCCTTTACAAATCCACTCTCGGTCGGCTGTTCCTCAGAAATGCAGGATGTGGTTAATTGTCATCAAAGTGGGACTTGTAGGAGTGGGGATTGTATCAACTTTTGTCAATAATGTTCCTCCCATCAGTAACCATGTGTACATAacgttgtgttttttaatgattaCTACACTGCTGCACCCATCTGTATCTGCCCTGCATATTGTAGGTTCATTAAAGGTGCTTTACCAACATTTCACAAAGCTCCCCTTTAAAAAGACCTGAATGACACGAAGGTCATCAGTTTAATATGCAAGATTCACCCAAAGTTTTCTCAcagggataaaaaaaagaataggtGACGAAGCAAATGTGACAGGATGGTTGTTTATTTCAGAAGATATCGTCTTCATTTTCTTGTTCAAGTTCATGACATTATTTCTTTTTGTGGTCATACAGATAACAAAATAATCTCATGtaacaaataaacatataaatagtCAAAGTGCAGTAAATGGCCTTTAGTGTATTAACGTTATTTTAGATCACAAACctttaaaaagcaaacaataTTGAGGAGAAAGACTTTGCATCATTTTGatgtacaaaagaaaagaaagacacctTTGTAAACATTTCCTTTAGAGCCACTAATATTTTACAACAGCTACCTTACATAGTTCTTTTCTCACACTCATTATCGGGACACACGTCTCTCAGGTCACTACTATGCTGTACGCTGGCGCTGAATTCTCTTTGCTAGCGTCTCCGTTGCCTTTGTCCACCATCTTGGTTTCGTCCCGGACCGGCTCTTTGAAGGCTGAGTTCTCCTTCCCCGTCAGAGGAGTTTTGTACATCATGAAGGAGTTTTCTCTCACTGAGCGATGTCCTCCTCCACCGCAGCAGCTCTCCCAGAACTTCTTCCCACACAGGTAGAAGACCTCGCAAAAAGTGAGGAAGATGCACACAAAGCTGGTCACCACCATGAAGATGGTGAATATCTTCTTCTCTGTGGGTCTGAGGAACACAGGGTCAGAGAGGGAACAGATGGTGTAAGATTAATATGTATTCATAAAGGTTCAGCCATTGGGATTTCAGGATGTTTAACTGTGTTGGCGCTCGCAGGCACCCTTACCTGGCGATGTAGCAGTCCACCATGTTGGGACATGGATCTATGTTGCATTTCACCAGCGGTGGGAAGAACGTGGCCTCGTAGATGTAGAACAGCAGGAAGACAAACACGCCGTCCACCGCAATCTTAAACAGCAGGCTGAAGAAGTAGGTCCACCACAGACCCCCTCGCTTCTTCCCCGTGTGATCATACAGCGGGACGCAGTCTTCTCCGTTCTTCAGCCGGTGTTTGCGCTCACGTTCTTCTCGGTAGGACACATGGAGCGTCACAAGAAGGGACGGGCAGGTGACAAAGATCAGCTGCAGAGCCCAGAGCCGAGTGTAGGCGAGGGGGTAGAAGTGGTCGTAGCAGACGTTGTGACAACCGGGCTGCCGGGTGTTGCAATCAAAGTCCTTTTGCTCGTCACCCCAGACCTTCTCACAGGCCACCAGGAAGACCATGAGCCTGAAGATGAAAACAATGGCGAGCCAGATGCGACCGAATGCCGTGGAGTATTTGTTCACCCCGCTCAGGAGGCCCTCAAGGAAGGCCCAATTCATGGTGCTGTTTCAGATGTTAGGATGGACCCCCTTGATGAAAAAGAAGCCCCCGAAAAGTGGCAAACACTCCGCTGAGTGCTCAAATACAGATGGCTTCCACGCAAACTGAACTGAGCACGTCGAGCACAAATGCTCTTTGATATAGAACTTATTACTTCTGCCTTCTTGGCACAGGgcgaaggggagggaggggggaataTCAGACAAAGCAAACACAGGCTCATTCTTCTGCTGCAGTCACTGGTGGAACTGGTGATAGCAAACACCTTGACTAacaggcaggagagagagggaggcagggacACTGCTCGAtactaatgcacacacacacacacacacacacacacacaagtccaaTGCTGTTCCTGTAAGTTCaatataagacatttaaaggctCAAGAATGCCGAGCCatctgctccaaagaaatagggcgcagtatttgtattttttgcaggtaatttataaacatttttcaCCCGCTACAGTCAAAAACACCTCTCTATGAGGTCGTCGACACAGATGACCTCCGTCTTCGCCGGCTCCTGCAGAGCCTGTTGGAAGCTCTCTGTGGCGCGAAGGAGGGATGACTTGTACTGCTGCCCCTTTGTGCAAAGACTCTCAAACTCTTTTTCAGAACAACCACGAGGGAGTTGTTCTCCTGCTTCTGCTCCACATTGCACGCTCTGGATAATGTCTTTGCACATTTATGAACAAGTGTCATACAACCTAATATATCCTCCACATGGCAGTAAGTGTTAACCATGATCGGTATATTTCAAAAACCCGATCATAACCGGGATACTCCATTGGATTAAACACtaaatttaaagaatatatgtTGATTCTTGTACGTTTTAAGTAGTATTAACGACCCTTTAACATTAGGAGTCAGTAGCTGTGTGAATCATTTGGATGGTTAATGAGAAGAATTGCTGTTTTTAGACTTCATCGTGATGGTGTGGCCCAGAAGCatgttatatacagtagtatgtatatattataagtagttgttttatgtttctttgtgctcattttgagtctctttctAGTTGGTAAGTGTCtcttttaataacatttagtAGGTGAGGTCCAGGGGGCCCTTGGGCCTGGGGAGGCCCGTACAGTAATCCATGCCAATGAGAAAGACAGTTTACATCTGCAGACAAACGCACTTACATGTCGGGTGGTGCTGCATCAAGGCAGACAGATTCAGTGACATATTTGTATTCAGttgaccaaaataaaataataaagtactTAACTGTTGAAAATAAGAGCGCCACTAATGCTTCAtaaaccaaatatatatatgagcGAGGATGGCATTTTAATGACCAAAT
This region of Cottoperca gobio chromosome 11, fCotGob3.1, whole genome shotgun sequence genomic DNA includes:
- the LOC115015726 gene encoding gap junction beta-4 protein-like translates to MNWAFLEGLLSGVNKYSTAFGRIWLAIVFIFRLMVFLVACEKVWGDEQKDFDCNTRQPGCHNVCYDHFYPLAYTRLWALQLIFVTCPSLLVTLHVSYREERERKHRLKNGEDCVPLYDHTGKKRGGLWWTYFFSLLFKIAVDGVFVFLLFYIYEATFFPPLVKCNIDPCPNMVDCYIARPTEKKIFTIFMVVTSFVCIFLTFCEVFYLCGKKFWESCCGGGGHRSVRENSFMMYKTPLTGKENSAFKEPVRDETKMVDKGNGDASKENSAPAYSIVVT
- the LOC115015759 gene encoding gap junction beta-3 protein-like; translation: MDWKFLQGLLSGVNKYSTAFGRIWLSVVFVFRVLVFVVAAERVWSDDQGHFDCNTRQPGCTNICYDYFFPISHIRLWALQLIFVTCPSFMVVLHVSYREERERKYKLKHGEDTRLYENPGQKHGGLWWTYLMSLFIKTTFEVTFLYLLHYIYDSFKLPRKVQCDVSPCPNLVDCYISRPTEKTIFTYFMVTASVVCVVLNICEIFYLVAFRVVSLKQRGSAQTSSLKVRHNMS